A DNA window from Bradyrhizobium sp. CCBAU 53421 contains the following coding sequences:
- the trbK-alt gene encoding putative entry exclusion protein TrbK-alt → MTDVKAFKALSLLTTIGLVAVAACTIQLRGLDESRSAPKAKQGTDAADSDLARCRGVTLEETAGYRHCKQIWDENRRRFFGKRTGPADPGQNDSAAGLAPAPKDQSRIPQAYPQPATPEAAKP, encoded by the coding sequence ATGACCGACGTAAAGGCATTCAAGGCGCTGTCGCTGCTTACGACAATCGGCCTAGTGGCCGTCGCTGCCTGCACGATTCAGCTGCGCGGACTAGACGAGTCTCGGTCGGCACCGAAGGCGAAGCAAGGGACCGATGCAGCCGACTCCGACCTCGCACGCTGCCGCGGCGTTACTCTAGAGGAAACAGCGGGTTATCGGCATTGCAAGCAGATTTGGGACGAAAACCGGCGTCGCTTCTTTGGCAAAAGAACCGGCCCAGCAGACCCTGGCCAGAATGATTCCGCCGCAGGGCTGGCGCCCGCCCCAAAGGATCAGAGCCGGATCCCGCAAGCATATCCGCAACCGGCGACACCCGAGGCGGCCAAGCCATGA
- the trbJ gene encoding P-type conjugative transfer protein TrbJ — protein sequence MRRLALLAAAGVTALALGVTIPARALIVFDPNNYVQNVLTAARELQQINNQINSLQNEAQMLINQAKNLASLPYSSLQQLQSSIQRTQQLLVQAQRIAYDVQQIDHAFSTSYAPATSSQSNQLLVANAQARWQNSYAATQDALRVQAGIVANLDTNRIQTSALVTSSQGATGALQATQAGNQILALQAQQLADLTAAVAAQGRAQSLEAAQRAAAQDQGREQLKRFLTPGQGYQSSNVQMFH from the coding sequence ATGAGGCGTCTAGCCCTATTGGCCGCAGCCGGCGTCACCGCGCTGGCGCTTGGCGTTACGATCCCCGCACGGGCGCTGATCGTTTTCGATCCCAACAACTACGTTCAGAATGTCCTGACCGCTGCGCGGGAGCTCCAGCAGATCAACAACCAGATCAACTCGTTGCAGAACGAGGCGCAGATGCTGATCAATCAAGCGAAGAATCTGGCGAGCTTGCCGTATTCGTCGCTGCAGCAACTGCAATCATCGATTCAGCGTACCCAGCAATTGCTGGTCCAGGCCCAGCGCATTGCTTACGACGTGCAGCAGATCGATCATGCCTTCTCGACAAGCTACGCGCCAGCGACCAGCAGCCAGTCGAACCAGTTGCTGGTCGCCAACGCTCAAGCGCGATGGCAAAATTCCTATGCCGCAACGCAAGACGCGCTTCGTGTCCAGGCCGGCATCGTTGCTAACCTCGACACCAATCGCATCCAGACATCCGCGCTCGTGACGTCAAGCCAGGGTGCCACTGGCGCTCTGCAGGCGACGCAGGCTGGCAATCAGATTCTCGCGCTTCAAGCGCAACAACTTGCCGATCTCACGGCGGCCGTGGCGGCGCAGGGCAGGGCGCAGAGCCTCGAAGCGGCGCAGCGCGCCGCGGCCCAGGATCAGGGTCGAGAGCAGCTCAAGCGCTTCCTGACACCAGGACAGGGCTATCAATCCTCCAATGTACAGATGTTCCACTGA
- the trbE gene encoding conjugal transfer protein TrbE: MMNLAEYRRSDARLADFLPWAALVDEGIILNKDGSFQRTAKFRGPDLDSAVPAELVAVAGRLNNALRRLGSGWAVFVEAQRHFAGAYPPSTFPDVASALVDAERRAQFEEAGAHYESSYFLTFLYLPPEEGAAKAERLLYEGRDRAVGAAAREVLRGFIDQTNRVLQLVEGFMPECAWLDDQYTLTYLHSTISTKRHRVRVPEIPMYIDALLADQPLTGGLEPMLGSANLRVLTIVGFPGATTPGILDDLNRLPFSYRWSTRAIMLDKTDATKLLTKIRRQWFAKRKSIGAILKEVMTNEASTLLDTDAHNKALDADAALQELGSDQIGQAFVTTSITVWDRDPSAADEKLRLVEKVVQGRDFTCMIETVNAVEAWLGSLPGHVYANVRQPPVSTLNLAHMIPISAIWAGEARDLHFKGPPLLFGKTEGSTPFRFSLHVGDVGHTLVVGPTGAGKSVLLALMALQFRRYPNSQVFAFDFGGSIRAAALGMGGDWHDLGGALSDGSDRPAALQPLAWIDDPSERGWATEWICAILAREKIEITPEVKDHLWSALTSLASAPMQERTLTGLSVLIQSNSLKRALQPYCLGGPSGRLLDAEFERLGEASVQAFETEGLIGTSAAPAVLAYLFHRIGDRLDGRPTLLIVDEGWLALDDEDFAGQLREWLKTLRKKNASVIFATQSLSDIDGSAIAPAIIESCPTRLLLPNERAIEPQITAIYRRFGLNDRQIELLSRATPKRDYYCQSRRGNRMFELGLGEVALAFTAASSKTDQAAIAQLLAEHGPDGFVPAWLQHRGVAWATDLIPNLVNLEKSP, translated from the coding sequence ATGATGAATCTCGCTGAATATCGCCGCTCCGACGCCCGTCTTGCCGACTTCCTGCCATGGGCAGCCCTGGTCGACGAGGGAATCATCCTGAACAAGGACGGGTCTTTCCAACGGACGGCGAAATTCCGCGGCCCCGACCTCGACAGCGCGGTGCCGGCTGAACTTGTCGCCGTCGCCGGCCGTCTGAACAACGCCCTGCGCCGCCTCGGATCAGGCTGGGCCGTATTCGTCGAGGCGCAGCGCCATTTTGCCGGGGCCTATCCTCCGAGCACATTTCCGGATGTCGCATCCGCACTGGTCGACGCCGAGCGCAGAGCTCAGTTTGAAGAGGCGGGTGCCCACTACGAGTCCAGCTACTTCTTGACCTTCCTCTATCTGCCCCCCGAGGAAGGAGCCGCCAAGGCAGAGCGACTTCTTTACGAGGGTCGCGACCGCGCCGTTGGGGCCGCTGCTCGCGAGGTACTCCGCGGTTTTATCGATCAAACCAACCGCGTGCTTCAACTCGTTGAAGGATTTATGCCCGAATGCGCCTGGCTCGATGATCAATACACGCTGACCTACCTGCACTCGACAATCTCGACCAAGCGTCATCGGGTTCGGGTGCCCGAAATTCCCATGTACATCGATGCGCTCTTGGCCGACCAGCCGTTGACCGGCGGGCTAGAGCCGATGTTGGGCTCAGCCAATCTTCGGGTCCTAACGATTGTTGGCTTTCCGGGCGCCACGACTCCGGGAATCCTAGACGACCTGAATCGCCTGCCATTCTCTTATCGTTGGTCGACCCGGGCGATCATGCTCGACAAGACCGACGCCACCAAGCTGCTGACCAAGATTCGGCGGCAGTGGTTCGCCAAGCGAAAGTCGATTGGCGCCATTCTCAAGGAGGTCATGACGAACGAGGCGTCGACGCTGCTCGATACCGACGCCCACAACAAGGCGCTTGATGCCGACGCGGCGTTGCAGGAACTGGGGTCCGATCAGATCGGACAGGCCTTTGTCACGACGAGCATCACCGTCTGGGACCGCGATCCTAGTGCTGCCGATGAAAAGTTGCGGCTGGTCGAGAAGGTCGTTCAGGGCCGTGATTTCACCTGCATGATCGAGACGGTGAACGCCGTCGAAGCCTGGCTCGGCAGTCTGCCCGGGCACGTCTACGCCAACGTGCGTCAGCCGCCGGTTTCGACCCTCAACCTCGCCCATATGATTCCGATTTCCGCCATATGGGCCGGCGAGGCGAGGGATCTGCACTTCAAGGGTCCGCCCCTCCTGTTCGGCAAGACCGAGGGATCGACCCCATTCCGATTCTCCCTCCACGTCGGCGACGTCGGCCATACCCTTGTGGTCGGACCGACGGGGGCCGGCAAGTCGGTACTGCTCGCTCTGATGGCACTGCAATTCCGCCGTTACCCGAACTCTCAGGTCTTTGCGTTCGATTTCGGTGGTTCGATCCGGGCGGCCGCGCTCGGCATGGGCGGCGACTGGCATGATTTGGGCGGCGCTTTGTCTGACGGAAGTGATCGGCCCGCCGCGCTGCAGCCGCTGGCCTGGATCGATGATCCTTCCGAGCGCGGATGGGCCACCGAATGGATCTGCGCGATCCTGGCACGGGAAAAGATCGAGATCACCCCGGAGGTCAAGGATCATCTGTGGTCGGCGCTGACGTCTCTCGCCTCGGCGCCGATGCAGGAACGCACCCTGACGGGGCTGTCAGTCCTCATCCAATCCAACTCCCTGAAACGTGCCCTGCAACCCTATTGCCTGGGTGGTCCCTCAGGGCGCCTGCTTGATGCCGAATTCGAGCGCCTTGGCGAAGCGTCGGTCCAGGCGTTTGAGACCGAAGGCTTGATCGGAACGAGCGCGGCGCCGGCCGTGCTGGCGTACCTCTTCCATCGTATTGGGGATCGTCTCGATGGTCGGCCGACACTCCTGATTGTCGATGAGGGTTGGCTTGCCCTCGATGACGAGGATTTCGCGGGGCAACTCCGGGAATGGCTCAAGACGCTTCGGAAAAAGAATGCCTCCGTCATCTTCGCCACCCAGTCGCTCTCGGATATCGACGGCTCCGCGATCGCGCCGGCGATCATCGAAAGCTGCCCAACTCGCTTGTTGCTGCCGAACGAACGGGCGATCGAACCGCAAATCACCGCCATCTACCGCCGCTTCGGCCTCAATGACCGCCAGATCGAGTTATTGAGTCGGGCAACGCCAAAACGCGACTATTACTGCCAGTCCCGCCGCGGCAACCGGATGTTCGAACTCGGGCTTGGTGAGGTTGCGCTCGCGTTCACTGCGGCCTCTTCCAAGACAGACCAGGCTGCCATTGCGCAGCTCCTCGCCGAACATGGACCTGACGGCTTCGTGCCGGCCTGGCTCCAGCACCGTGGCGTCGCCTGGGCCACAGATCTGATTCCCAATCTCGTCAATCTGGAGAAATCGCCATGA
- a CDS encoding VirB3 family type IV secretion system protein: MDEPVTGFVVLVHRALTEPILMGGAPRSVAIVNGTLAAALGLGLRLWIAGLVLWFIGHMAAVWAAKRDPAFVDVVRRHLRIPGHLNT; encoded by the coding sequence ATGGATGAACCGGTCACAGGCTTTGTCGTGCTCGTTCATCGCGCGCTCACTGAGCCAATCCTGATGGGCGGCGCGCCACGGTCGGTCGCGATCGTCAACGGCACGCTTGCTGCAGCCCTGGGGCTCGGACTTCGGCTCTGGATCGCGGGCCTTGTCCTCTGGTTCATCGGCCACATGGCCGCCGTCTGGGCCGCCAAGCGCGATCCTGCCTTTGTCGACGTCGTGCGCCGACATCTTCGCATTCCCGGCCATCTCAACACCTGA
- a CDS encoding TrbC/VirB2 family protein, giving the protein MRSQFRFRRDAASLAMSGMLLLASAPAWAAGSNMPWEQPLNQILQSVEGPVAKIIAVIIIVVTGLTLAFGDSSGGFRRLIQIVFGLSIAFAASSFFLSFFSFGGGVVI; this is encoded by the coding sequence ATGCGTTCGCAATTTCGTTTTCGTCGAGATGCCGCTTCACTGGCCATGTCCGGGATGCTTCTTTTGGCGTCGGCACCGGCATGGGCTGCCGGATCGAACATGCCGTGGGAACAGCCACTCAATCAGATCTTGCAGTCAGTTGAAGGTCCGGTCGCCAAGATCATCGCCGTCATCATCATTGTCGTGACCGGGCTCACGCTCGCGTTCGGAGACTCGTCAGGTGGTTTCCGCAGGCTGATCCAGATCGTGTTCGGTCTGTCGATCGCGTTTGCCGCCTCGAGTTTCTTCCTTTCGTTCTTCTCCTTCGGCGGCGGCGTGGTGATCTGA
- the trbB gene encoding P-type conjugative transfer ATPase TrbB, translated as MLRSALGSAIASYLEDEAIIEVMLNPDGRLWIDRLSHGLTDTGETLSAVDGERIVRLVAHHVGAEVHAGAPRVSAELPGTGERFEGLLPPVVAAPAFAIRKAAVAVFTLDDYVAKEIMTPEQANILKSAVVSRKNILVAGGTSTGKTTLTNALLAEVAKTSDRVVLIEDTRELQCKAPNLVALRTKDGVATLSDLVRSSLRLRPDRIPVGEVRGAEALDLLKAWGTGHPGGIGTIHAGTALGALRRLEQLIQEAVITVPRALIAETINLVAVLAGRGADRRLAELALVTGLGAAGGYDLSSTGD; from the coding sequence ATGCTGCGTAGCGCGCTCGGCTCCGCGATTGCCAGCTACCTCGAAGACGAAGCGATCATCGAGGTGATGCTCAATCCGGATGGGCGGCTGTGGATCGACCGGTTGTCGCATGGCCTGACCGATACAGGCGAAACTCTGTCCGCAGTGGATGGCGAGCGCATTGTTCGCCTGGTTGCGCACCACGTAGGCGCCGAGGTGCATGCCGGCGCGCCACGGGTCTCGGCCGAATTGCCTGGGACCGGCGAACGCTTCGAGGGGCTCTTGCCCCCGGTCGTTGCAGCACCGGCCTTTGCTATCCGCAAGGCCGCCGTCGCCGTGTTTACGCTGGATGACTACGTCGCCAAAGAGATCATGACCCCGGAACAGGCCAACATCCTGAAGAGCGCAGTCGTCTCACGCAAGAACATCCTCGTCGCCGGCGGGACATCGACCGGCAAGACAACATTGACGAATGCGCTCTTGGCCGAGGTGGCAAAGACTTCTGATCGGGTCGTGCTGATCGAAGATACCCGCGAACTTCAGTGCAAAGCGCCCAATCTCGTCGCTTTGCGTACCAAAGATGGCGTGGCCACGCTATCGGACCTCGTTCGCTCCTCGCTGCGACTGCGTCCTGACCGAATTCCAGTCGGCGAAGTTCGCGGTGCCGAAGCACTCGATCTGCTCAAGGCTTGGGGCACCGGCCACCCCGGGGGCATCGGCACCATCCATGCGGGTACTGCGCTCGGTGCCCTGCGGCGGCTCGAGCAACTCATCCAGGAAGCCGTCATCACGGTTCCGCGCGCCTTGATCGCTGAGACCATCAACCTCGTTGCTGTGCTTGCGGGGCGCGGCGCTGACCGTCGCCTCGCTGAGCTTGCCCTCGTCACCGGGCTAGGGGCCGCCGGCGGCTACGACCTTTCATCAACAGGAGACTGA
- a CDS encoding nitrate/nitrite transporter: protein MQISTAWRRIARVFLPFAAGYYLSYLFRTINALIASHLSSDTGLGTADLGLLTSVYFLVLAVAQIPVGLLLDHFGPRRVQSVLLLLAAVGGGLFSVSTGFLSLLIARAMIGLGVAAALTAGLKSIILWFPRERVALLNGYMIMLGSLGAVTATAPVEHLLTSMGWRQLFEILAVATATTAILIYLVVPERSAAPSTASATLSSVFSDRRFWRMAPLSATCIGSAWSLQGLWASPWLTDVEGFDRASLVSQLFIMSIVLSAGAWLFGMTVHYVKRRGIGAETILAMVAVLFIAAEFALILRASLPSILPWSVVAIVGTATVVSFAVIADYFPPELAGRANGALNVLHFGWAFLAQYATGLILEQWSANDGHRPVQAYQVAFGLNVALQIVTLLWFALPWFRAFASWVGSISLEMSASAFEPVESVGLYENSAILLPPDDDAEW, encoded by the coding sequence ATGCAAATCTCAACAGCATGGCGTCGAATCGCGCGCGTTTTTCTCCCTTTTGCAGCTGGGTACTATCTCTCATATCTGTTTCGAACGATCAACGCTCTGATCGCCAGCCATCTCAGCTCGGACACCGGGCTTGGGACTGCTGACCTCGGGTTGCTTACGTCAGTCTATTTTCTTGTTCTCGCGGTGGCCCAGATCCCCGTCGGTTTATTGTTGGACCACTTTGGTCCGCGTCGCGTCCAGAGCGTTCTGCTCTTGCTCGCAGCAGTGGGCGGCGGACTGTTTTCGGTATCGACTGGCTTCCTGTCGCTTTTGATCGCGCGCGCAATGATCGGGCTTGGCGTAGCGGCGGCACTGACCGCAGGACTGAAGTCGATCATCCTTTGGTTCCCTAGGGAACGAGTTGCCTTGCTGAACGGCTATATGATCATGCTGGGATCGCTAGGAGCGGTGACCGCGACGGCTCCCGTCGAACACCTGCTGACTTCGATGGGCTGGCGGCAGCTCTTCGAGATTTTGGCAGTCGCGACCGCTACGACGGCCATTCTCATCTATCTCGTGGTGCCTGAACGAAGCGCAGCCCCATCAACAGCTTCCGCCACCCTGAGCTCCGTTTTCAGCGATCGGCGCTTTTGGCGAATGGCCCCATTGTCGGCGACTTGCATTGGATCGGCTTGGTCTCTGCAGGGATTATGGGCATCGCCATGGCTGACCGACGTAGAGGGGTTTGATCGCGCAAGCCTCGTGAGCCAGCTTTTCATTATGTCGATCGTACTTAGCGCGGGTGCCTGGTTGTTCGGTATGACGGTCCATTACGTCAAACGAAGGGGAATCGGGGCGGAGACAATATTGGCGATGGTTGCGGTACTATTTATCGCAGCCGAGTTTGCCTTGATCCTTCGAGCGTCTCTGCCATCTATCTTGCCCTGGTCTGTTGTCGCAATTGTCGGAACGGCAACCGTGGTTAGCTTCGCCGTGATAGCGGATTACTTTCCGCCGGAGCTTGCCGGTCGTGCCAACGGCGCCTTGAACGTCTTGCACTTTGGTTGGGCGTTCCTAGCACAATACGCGACAGGTCTTATCCTGGAGCAATGGTCTGCGAATGATGGCCATAGGCCCGTCCAAGCCTATCAAGTAGCGTTCGGTCTCAACGTAGCACTGCAGATCGTGACATTGCTCTGGTTCGCGCTGCCTTGGTTCCGGGCCTTTGCGTCATGGGTGGGTTCAATCTCTCTCGAGATGTCGGCTAGCGCCTTCGAACCTGTCGAGTCAGTTGGCTTGTACGAGAATTCGGCCATCCTCCTGCCTCCGGATGACGATGCGGAGTGGTGA
- a CDS encoding CopG family transcriptional regulator, with the protein MRDRMNVYFPPELLRQISDLADRKKLSRSAIVEAAVASFLSPDGADRREAAFTRRLDRLSRQMQRLERDVGLTAETLALFIRFWLTITPPLPNDAQAAAQAKGRERFEGFVEALGRRLQKGQSFLREIPEDIRRQESAEEG; encoded by the coding sequence ATGCGCGACCGGATGAACGTGTATTTCCCGCCCGAGCTTCTGAGGCAAATTTCCGATCTTGCCGATCGCAAGAAGCTTTCGCGGTCTGCGATCGTGGAAGCGGCCGTCGCTTCGTTTCTGTCACCGGATGGAGCGGACAGGCGGGAGGCAGCATTTACCCGTCGTCTGGATCGGCTTTCCCGTCAGATGCAGAGGCTGGAACGTGACGTCGGTTTGACGGCCGAGACCTTGGCCCTCTTCATTCGTTTTTGGCTGACGATCACGCCACCGTTGCCCAACGATGCGCAAGCGGCCGCTCAAGCAAAGGGAAGGGAGCGCTTTGAGGGATTTGTCGAGGCGCTCGGGCGTCGTTTGCAAAAGGGGCAAAGCTTTCTGCGCGAGATTCCAGAAGATATCCGCCGTCAGGAATCGGCAGAAGAAGGCTGA
- a CDS encoding conjugal transfer protein TraG has product MSGTKILWGQVIVVGLIVLLAIWGATEWTAWRLAWQPELGRPWFELLGFKIYYPPIFFWWWFVYDAYAPQIFVEGAFIAASGTFVSIAVAIGMSVWRAREAKNVETYGSARWADAEEVRAAGLLGPDGVVLGKLDRDYLRHDGPEHVLCFAPTRSGKGVGLVVPSLLAWSGSAIVHDIKGENWQLTAGFRSRHGRVLLFDPTNPKSSAYNPLIEVRRGEWEVRDVQNVADVLVDPEGSLDKRNHWEKTSHSLLVGAILHVLYAETDKTLAGVAAFLSDPKRPIEATLKAMMTARHLGEQGAHPVVASTARELLNKSENERSGVLSTAMSFLGLYRDPVVAQVTCRCDWRIADLIADSHPTTLYLVVPPSDISRTKPLIRLVLNQIGRRLTEDLHACDRRHRVLMMLDEFPALGRLDFFESALAFMAGYGIKSFLIAQSLNQIEKAYGPNNAILDNCHVRVSFATNDERTAKRVSDALGTATEMRAMKNYAGHRLNPWLGHLMVSRQETARPLLTPGEVMQLPPMDEIVMVAGTPPIRAKKVRYYEDRRFAERVLPPPDPARAGRSSRTDGWSALRTLKPAGGSTDKAAEAEKDTANSGLRREPELPDHVAIVKETTEPTPAEEFAAVLDDDEDAVCQSRLMQTRGVARQVAMDPNDGMEL; this is encoded by the coding sequence ATGTCCGGAACCAAAATCCTCTGGGGACAGGTCATCGTTGTCGGCCTGATCGTTTTGTTGGCCATCTGGGGAGCCACCGAGTGGACGGCCTGGCGACTCGCTTGGCAACCGGAGCTTGGGCGGCCTTGGTTCGAACTATTGGGCTTCAAGATCTATTACCCGCCAATCTTCTTCTGGTGGTGGTTCGTCTACGACGCCTACGCGCCTCAAATCTTTGTCGAGGGGGCCTTCATCGCGGCGTCAGGGACCTTCGTGTCGATCGCGGTGGCGATCGGCATGTCGGTGTGGCGCGCGCGTGAAGCCAAGAACGTCGAAACCTATGGTTCGGCGCGCTGGGCTGATGCCGAAGAGGTTCGAGCGGCCGGACTTCTCGGTCCGGATGGCGTTGTGCTTGGCAAACTCGACCGCGACTACCTCCGCCATGACGGACCGGAACACGTACTGTGTTTTGCACCTACCCGGTCGGGCAAAGGTGTCGGTCTCGTCGTCCCCTCATTGTTGGCATGGTCGGGCTCGGCCATCGTCCACGACATCAAAGGTGAGAACTGGCAACTGACCGCGGGCTTTCGCTCTCGTCACGGCCGCGTCCTGCTGTTCGACCCGACCAATCCGAAGTCCTCAGCTTACAACCCGCTCATCGAGGTCCGGCGCGGGGAATGGGAGGTTCGCGACGTCCAGAACGTCGCCGACGTCCTGGTCGACCCCGAAGGCTCGCTCGACAAGCGGAACCATTGGGAGAAGACCAGTCATTCGCTTCTGGTCGGCGCCATACTCCATGTCCTCTATGCCGAGACAGACAAGACCTTGGCCGGCGTCGCAGCTTTTCTTTCCGACCCGAAGCGGCCGATCGAAGCCACTCTAAAGGCGATGATGACCGCTCGGCACCTCGGCGAGCAGGGCGCTCATCCCGTGGTCGCATCGACCGCGCGCGAACTCCTCAATAAGTCGGAAAATGAACGTTCTGGTGTCCTGTCCACGGCGATGTCGTTTCTCGGGCTGTACCGTGATCCCGTGGTGGCCCAGGTGACCTGCCGTTGCGATTGGCGGATCGCCGATCTGATCGCAGATAGCCACCCTACAACGTTGTATCTCGTAGTGCCGCCATCCGATATCTCACGGACCAAGCCGTTGATCCGTCTGGTGCTGAACCAGATTGGTCGTCGCCTAACCGAGGACCTGCACGCCTGCGACCGCCGGCATCGAGTCCTGATGATGCTCGACGAGTTCCCAGCGCTAGGGCGGCTCGATTTTTTCGAGTCCGCGCTCGCCTTCATGGCGGGGTACGGCATCAAGAGCTTCTTGATCGCGCAATCGCTCAATCAGATCGAGAAGGCCTATGGGCCTAACAACGCCATCCTCGACAACTGCCACGTCCGCGTCAGCTTCGCGACCAACGACGAGCGGACGGCCAAACGTGTGTCCGACGCCTTGGGTACGGCGACCGAGATGCGGGCCATGAAGAACTACGCCGGGCACAGGTTGAACCCTTGGCTCGGTCACCTCATGGTCTCGCGCCAGGAGACGGCAAGGCCGCTTTTGACCCCGGGCGAAGTCATGCAGCTTCCGCCGATGGACGAGATCGTCATGGTGGCGGGCACGCCGCCGATCCGGGCGAAGAAGGTCCGCTACTACGAGGATCGGCGATTCGCCGAGCGGGTTCTACCTCCCCCTGATCCGGCGAGGGCCGGCCGATCATCGCGAACGGACGGATGGTCAGCGCTCCGAACGCTAAAGCCGGCGGGAGGTTCAACTGACAAAGCCGCGGAGGCTGAGAAAGACACGGCGAACAGCGGGCTCCGTCGAGAGCCGGAACTCCCCGATCACGTCGCGATCGTCAAGGAAACGACCGAACCGACGCCGGCAGAGGAATTTGCTGCCGTTCTTGACGACGACGAGGATGCGGTCTGCCAGTCTCGACTTATGCAGACGCGTGGCGTCGCGCGTCAAGTCGCTATGGACCCGAATGACGGTATGGAGCTCTGA
- a CDS encoding DUF3363 domain-containing protein translates to MTAADSDLRIRPGRIRSTRTPKPKSFINQVLRAAKKAGHTSGQAVAGRRSAAYGRSTFGRGRLAFSRARLFSPTRRVVVKARVVRHKGRAFRSASLTAHLSYLKRDGVTRGGERAEMFDAGSDRADSAAFAERCKDDRHHFRFIVSPEDAGDMNDLRAFTRDLATQMETDLATRLDWVAVDHWNTDNPHVHLLIRGVDKDGADLVISRDYISRGLRSRAEELVAIELGPKPEHEIRNSLEREVTAERWTRLDREIRLMADETGTIDLRPENPGRSDPEIRRLMVGRLQQLEKMGLAASALPGEWMVGLEAERSLRDLGMRGDIIKTVHRAFTERGEARGVADFVIDGGQPTSQIIGRLVDRGLHDELTGEAYATIDGTDGRAHHVRFRGLEAFEHAPPVGGIVEVRRFGQAGDLRPTLVLAPRSDIDLGAQVTAKGATWLDHRLVERDPMPLAMGGFGRETRDAMEARTEHLVQEGLARRQGQRVILQRDLLNTLRRREVEEVATKVSADTGLPHMKAASGAHVAGTYRQRLTLTSGRFAMIDNGLGFQLVPWSRELEKRLGRHVAGVVKDGGGIEWDLGRKRDLGL, encoded by the coding sequence GTGACCGCGGCCGATAGCGACCTGCGTATTCGGCCTGGGCGCATTCGCAGCACGCGCACGCCGAAGCCGAAGAGCTTCATCAACCAGGTGCTGCGGGCGGCGAAGAAAGCAGGGCACACCTCGGGGCAGGCTGTGGCCGGCAGGCGTTCGGCGGCCTATGGGCGCTCGACGTTTGGCCGCGGGCGCCTCGCCTTCAGCCGCGCCAGATTGTTCAGCCCGACGCGGCGCGTTGTGGTGAAGGCGCGCGTGGTTCGGCATAAAGGGCGAGCCTTCCGTTCAGCATCACTGACCGCCCACCTCTCATATCTGAAGCGCGACGGCGTGACTCGGGGTGGTGAGCGGGCCGAGATGTTCGATGCGGGTAGCGACCGCGCCGATAGCGCGGCTTTCGCAGAACGGTGCAAGGACGACCGGCATCATTTCAGATTCATCGTCTCACCGGAGGATGCCGGCGACATGAACGACCTGCGCGCCTTTACCCGCGATCTCGCCACGCAGATGGAGACCGATCTCGCCACGCGGCTCGATTGGGTGGCTGTCGATCATTGGAATACCGACAACCCTCACGTCCATCTTCTCATTCGTGGAGTAGATAAGGACGGGGCGGATCTCGTGATCTCCCGCGACTACATCAGCAGGGGACTGCGCTCACGCGCCGAGGAACTGGTCGCCATCGAACTGGGGCCAAAACCGGAGCATGAGATTCGCAATTCGCTGGAGAGGGAAGTCACGGCGGAACGATGGACGCGGCTCGATCGGGAGATCCGGCTGATGGCAGACGAGACCGGCACTATCGATCTTCGCCCAGAGAATCCCGGCAGGTCCGACCCCGAGATCCGGCGCCTGATGGTCGGTCGCCTTCAACAACTGGAGAAGATGGGCCTGGCCGCATCCGCGCTACCTGGGGAATGGATGGTAGGGCTCGAGGCCGAGCGTAGCTTGCGCGACCTCGGCATGCGCGGCGATATCATCAAGACCGTGCACCGCGCCTTTACCGAGCGCGGGGAAGCGCGCGGCGTTGCCGACTTCGTCATCGACGGCGGACAGCCGACATCCCAGATTATCGGACGACTGGTCGATCGTGGATTGCACGACGAACTGACCGGCGAGGCCTACGCCACGATCGATGGAACAGACGGACGCGCTCACCACGTGCGCTTTCGAGGGCTCGAGGCCTTCGAACATGCGCCACCGGTCGGCGGCATCGTCGAAGTCCGACGCTTCGGTCAAGCCGGCGATCTGCGTCCCACCCTGGTGCTCGCGCCCCGTTCCGATATCGATCTTGGGGCGCAGGTCACCGCCAAGGGCGCGACCTGGCTCGACCACCGGCTCGTCGAACGCGATCCGATGCCGCTCGCCATGGGCGGATTCGGCCGTGAGACCCGCGATGCCATGGAAGCCCGGACCGAGCATCTGGTTCAGGAGGGCCTGGCTCGGCGGCAAGGCCAACGCGTCATCTTGCAGCGAGACCTCCTGAACACATTACGCCGACGCGAAGTCGAGGAGGTGGCAACAAAGGTGTCGGCCGACACCGGTCTACCTCACATGAAGGCCGCCTCCGGGGCGCATGTGGCGGGCACGTATCGCCAGCGACTGACGCTCACCTCGGGACGATTCGCCATGATCGATAATGGGCTCGGCTTCCAACTCGTGCCCTGGTCGCGTGAACTCGAAAAGAGGCTCGGCCGGCACGTCGCCGGCGTCGTGAAGGACGGCGGCGGCATCGAATGGGACCTTGGCCGCAAGCGCGACCTTGGCCTCTAG